Proteins encoded by one window of Sulfurospirillum barnesii SES-3:
- a CDS encoding IS256 family transposase: MEFQIDTEAILQQIREGKALGGKDGALAPLIKQLTEAALQAEIESHLTQDLVKNRKNGSSSKTMKSEVGSFELDVPRDRAGTFEPQIVKKNQTHMSDQIEQKILSLYALGNSYSQIADHIEEIYGVGFSKATISAVTDKILPMLQEWRVRPLEELYPFIFLDAIHYKVKDEGRYISKAFYTVLGVRTDGKKEILGLYLGESEGAKFWLQVLTDLQNRGVKDILIASVDGLKGFPEAITSVFPNTEVQLCIVHQIRNSLRFIGSINQKQFASELKAVYQAFSKEEAENELDKLEEKWGKKYPIVFQSWRNKWENLSVYFQYPEDIRRVIYTTNIIESVHRQFRTLTKTKGAFPNDDSLLKLLFMGIKNAEKKWTMPIRNWSLTLSQLSIYFEGRLNKALNL; this comes from the coding sequence ATGGAATTTCAGATAGACACAGAGGCAATATTACAACAGATTCGTGAGGGTAAAGCCCTTGGTGGGAAAGATGGAGCACTGGCTCCATTGATTAAACAACTGACAGAAGCAGCGCTTCAAGCAGAGATAGAATCCCATCTCACACAGGATTTAGTAAAAAACCGTAAAAATGGCAGTAGCTCTAAAACAATGAAGAGTGAAGTAGGCAGTTTTGAACTGGATGTCCCACGAGATAGAGCAGGCACATTCGAGCCTCAAATTGTAAAGAAAAATCAGACCCATATGTCAGATCAAATAGAACAAAAGATACTCTCACTCTATGCCCTTGGCAACAGTTATAGCCAAATAGCAGATCATATAGAAGAGATTTATGGAGTGGGCTTCTCTAAAGCCACGATAAGTGCAGTAACCGATAAAATCCTACCCATGCTACAAGAATGGCGAGTTCGTCCCTTGGAAGAGCTCTATCCCTTTATATTTTTAGATGCCATTCACTATAAAGTCAAAGATGAAGGACGTTATATCTCTAAAGCCTTTTATACCGTACTAGGTGTTAGAACCGATGGTAAAAAAGAGATACTCGGTCTTTATTTAGGTGAAAGTGAAGGAGCAAAGTTCTGGTTACAAGTGCTCACAGATCTGCAAAACCGTGGAGTGAAAGATATATTGATTGCCTCAGTCGATGGACTTAAAGGATTTCCTGAAGCCATCACTTCAGTATTTCCCAATACAGAAGTTCAGCTGTGTATCGTCCATCAAATACGCAATTCCCTCAGGTTTATAGGCTCAATCAATCAAAAGCAATTTGCTAGTGAACTTAAAGCAGTCTATCAAGCATTTTCCAAAGAAGAAGCTGAAAATGAACTGGATAAACTGGAAGAAAAATGGGGTAAAAAATACCCTATTGTTTTTCAATCTTGGCGTAACAAATGGGAGAATCTCTCAGTGTACTTTCAGTATCCAGAAGATATTAGACGTGTTATTTATACCACCAATATTATTGAATCCGTTCATCGCCAATTTAGAACCCTCACAAAGACTAAAGGGGCTTTTCCAAATGATGATAGCTTACTCAAATTATTGTTTATGGGAATCAAAAATGCAGAAAAAAAATGGACAATGCCTATACGAAATTGGAGTCTAACCCTCTCACAACTCTCAATTTATTTTGAGGGCAGACTCAACAAGGCTTTAAATTTATGA
- a CDS encoding metallophosphoesterase, which translates to MKMFEHKQVYIIGDVHGCYTTLMQLIEQLPNKEKSHLIFVGDLIDRGKDSARVVEYVKNGGYDCIKGNHEAVMVEAYETKNMCDWLSYGNGGDQTKLSYINLSNVDLQEHLTWMKSLPDYLEYNIKDENNKTLFVTHGFGLPFYQSKNPMYLRNNRISKSILYGVQKPLYPYEKNYLHYPIFNVFGHEHFNEPWITNHFCGIVTGCVYGGALSALEYPSKRVFTQKYVG; encoded by the coding sequence ATGAAGATGTTTGAACATAAACAAGTCTATATCATCGGTGATGTTCACGGATGTTACACTACCCTAATGCAACTGATCGAACAACTACCTAACAAAGAAAAATCACATCTTATTTTTGTAGGTGATTTAATTGATCGTGGCAAGGATTCTGCTCGTGTTGTTGAGTATGTTAAAAACGGTGGATACGATTGTATTAAAGGCAACCATGAAGCCGTAATGGTCGAAGCTTATGAAACAAAGAATATGTGTGATTGGTTAAGTTACGGTAACGGTGGAGACCAAACTAAGTTAAGTTACATCAACTTATCCAACGTTGATTTGCAAGAGCATTTAACATGGATGAAAAGCTTACCTGATTATTTAGAATATAACATCAAAGATGAAAACAATAAAACTCTTTTTGTGACACATGGATTTGGATTACCGTTTTATCAATCAAAAAATCCTATGTATTTGCGTAATAACCGTATCTCAAAATCAATTCTATACGGCGTGCAAAAACCTCTTTACCCTTATGAAAAAAATTATCTGCATTACCCTATATTTAACGTGTTTGGACATGAGCATTTTAACGAGCCTTGGATAACGAATCATTTCTGTGGTATTGTTACAGGATGTGTTTATGGTGGCGCATTAAGCGCATTGGAATATCCATCGAAAAGAGTCTTTACTCAAAAATACGTTGGTTAA